One part of the Sander vitreus isolate 19-12246 chromosome 10, sanVit1, whole genome shotgun sequence genome encodes these proteins:
- the LOC144524671 gene encoding plastin-3-like, with amino-acid sequence MSTNVSAEEMAEMREAFQKVDSDGNGYIVSSELGDLFREAGCPLPGYQIRELLQKLDRDNDSRINFDEFTAIFKDMKEDRMAQGFKKALNKKQGIVAIGGTSEISSAGTQHSISEQERFAFANYINSSLEKDPDCKHLLPINPETEALFKAVADGVILCKLINLSVADTIDERTINKKKLTAFTTQENLNLALNSASAIGCQVVNIGAQDLKEGKPHLVLGLLWQIIKIGLFAAIELSRNEAIAALLEEGESLEELMKLSPEELLLRWANFHLKKAGMSISNFSGDIKDSKAYFHLLEQIAPDGSKEDIPRIEVDMTGLYEKDLTKRAECMLKQAERLGCRQFVTATDVVCGNSKLNMAFVAKLFNKHPALTKPDNQDWNNVETETREERTFRNWMNSLGVSPHVHHIYGDLQDAMVILQLYKTIKVPVDWDKVNQPPFKGKGAGHLKKMENCTYAVELGKKKAGFSLVGIGGQDLYDGNPTLTLALVWQLMRRYTLNVLEDLGHGAVAGDDLIVSWVNKTLAEAGKSSSIKSFKDKAIGTSIPVLELIDAIQPQSVNFELVQKGSLSDEDKLNNAKYAISMARKIGAKVYALPEDLVEINPKMVMTIFACLMGRGMKRA; translated from the exons ATGTCGACAAACGTCAGCGCCGAGGAGATGGCGGAGATGAGGGAGGCTTTCCAGAAAGTGG ATTCGGATGGCAATGGGTACATCGTCTCCTCTGAACTCGGCGATCTCTTCCGCGAGGCGGGCTGTCCTTTGCCCGGATACCAGATCAGAGAACTGCTTCAGAAGCTGGACAGAGACAACGACAGCCGGATCAACTTTGATGAGTTCACGGCT ATTTTCAAGGACATGAAGGAAGACCGCATGGCCCAGGGTTTCAAGAAAGCTCTGAACAAGAAACAAGGCATCGTGGCCATCGGGGGCACCAGCGAGATCTCCAGTGCAGGAACTCAGCATTCCATCTCTG AGCAGGAGCGCTTTGCCTTCGCCAACTACATCAACTCTTCTTTGGAAAAGGATCCAGACTGTAAACACCTGCTGCCCATCAACCCCGAAACTGAAGCTCTGTTTAAAGCAGTGGCTGACGGCGTCATACTTTG TAAACTCATCAACCTCTCTGTTGCTGACACCATCGATGAGAGAACCATTAATAAAAAGAAACTGACAGCTTTCACCACACAG GAGAATCTGAACTTGGCTCTGAATTCCGCCTCGGCCATCGGCTGCCAAGTTGTCAACATCGGAGCTCAAGATCTGAAGGAGGGAAAACCTCACCTGGTGCTCGGACTCCTCTGGCAGATTATCAAGATAGGACTGTTCGCTGCTATAGAGCTGAGCCGCAATGAAG CTATAGCAGCACTGCTGGAGGAAGGGGAGAGTCTGGAAGAACTGATGAAACTCAGTCctgaggagctgctgctgcgCTGGGCCAATTTCCATTTAAAGAAAGCCGGCATGTCCATATCAAACTTTTCTGGAGATATTAAG GACTCCAAGGCGTACTTCCACCTGCTAGAGCAGATTGCTCCAGATGGCAGCAAAGAGGACATTCCCCGGATTGAGGTTGACATGACTGGTCTTTAT GAGAAGGATCTCACGAAGAGAGCAGAGTGTATGCTCAAACAAGCCGAGCGCCTCGGCTGCAGACAGTTTGTAACTGCCACCGACGTCGTGTGTGGAAACTCAAAGCTCAACATGGCCTTCGTAGCCAAGCTCTTCAACAAACACCCGGCTCTCACCAAACCAGACAACCAAGACTGGAACAATGTGGAGA CCGagaccagagaggagagaacTTTCAGGAACTGGATGAATTCTCTCGGAGTCAGTCCACATGTTCACCATATCTACGG TGATCTGCAGGATGCCATGGTGATTCTCCAGCTCTATAAAACGATTAAGGTGCCAGTGGACTGGGACAAAGTCAACCAACCTCCATTCAAGGGAAAAGGAGCAGGGCATTTAAAAAAg atggAAAACTGTACCTATGCTGTGGAGCTGGGTAAGAAGAAAGCTGGTTTCTCCCTGGTGGGAATTGGCGGACAGGACCTCTACGATGGAAATCCAACTCTAACTCTGGCACTGGTGTGGCAGCTGATGAGGAG GTACACGTTAAATGTTCTTGAAGACCTCGGGCACGGTGCAGTTGCAGGAGATGATTTGATAGTTTCATGGGTCAACAAGACTTTGGCTGAGGCTGGCAAGAGTTCCTCTATCAAAAGCTTTAAG gacaAAGCGATTGGTACCAGTATACCGGTTCTGGAGCTGATTGATGCCATTCAGCCACAAAGTGTGAACTTTGAGCTGGTTCAAAAAGGAAGTCTGTCAGACGAAGACAAACTAAACAATGCCAA